The Miltoncostaea oceani genome includes a region encoding these proteins:
- a CDS encoding MerR family transcriptional regulator, producing MNEPSLLPADDPSAGAGGMTIGAVCDLLRADFPSISISKIRYLEDQKLVSPQRTPGGYRLYSPLEVERLRTILRLQRDEFLPLRVIKQELESSTTGAFSVANQAKQLKRAHLAEPAPTRRYSVGEILSTTGASAALLKALEEYGLIGGDGGAGFDETDREVVQTALELSSYGVEPRHLRIFRVAAEREAGLLQQLLTVGLRSRNPERRREALDALETLAALASHMRHLMLISELRQIANP from the coding sequence GTGAACGAACCGAGCCTCCTGCCCGCCGACGACCCCTCCGCCGGTGCCGGCGGGATGACCATCGGTGCCGTCTGCGACCTCCTGCGGGCCGACTTCCCCTCGATCTCGATCTCGAAGATCCGGTACCTCGAGGACCAGAAGCTCGTCTCGCCCCAGCGCACCCCCGGCGGCTACCGGCTGTACTCGCCGCTCGAGGTGGAGCGCCTCCGCACCATCCTCCGCCTCCAGCGCGACGAGTTCCTCCCCCTGCGGGTCATCAAGCAGGAGCTGGAGTCGTCCACCACCGGGGCCTTCAGCGTCGCGAACCAGGCGAAGCAGCTGAAGCGGGCCCACCTCGCCGAGCCGGCGCCCACGCGGCGGTACTCGGTGGGGGAGATCCTCTCCACCACCGGCGCGTCCGCCGCCCTCCTGAAGGCCCTCGAGGAGTACGGGCTCATCGGCGGCGACGGCGGCGCCGGGTTCGACGAGACCGACCGCGAGGTCGTGCAGACCGCCCTCGAGCTCTCCAGCTACGGCGTCGAGCCCCGCCACCTGCGCATCTTCCGCGTCGCCGCCGAACGCGAGGCGGGCCTCCTGCAGCAGCTCCTCACCGTCGGCCTGCGGTCCCGCAACCCGGAGCGCCGCCGCGAGGCCCTCGACGCCCTCGAGACCCTCGCCGCCCTCGCCTCCCACATGCGCCACCTCATGCTGATCTCGGAGCTGCGGCAGATCGCGAACCCGTGA
- the dxr gene encoding 1-deoxy-D-xylulose-5-phosphate reductoisomerase, whose protein sequence is MTRVLVLGCTGSIGVQALQVIDAAPDMEVCGLACGRRGDLMAEQATARGVPHTVCAGGGGTVPHDADLAGLIDACAPDIVLNALVGAAGLRPTLAALERGVTVALANKESLVAGGDLVAAIRARTGARLVPVDSEHSALFQLLDGVPRDRVRAAVLTASGGPFRGRTADELEGVTRRDALRHPTWEMGEKITIDSATLMNKGLEVIEAHHLFDLDYDRIEVVVHPQSMVHAMVRLDDGSVLTHCGPPDMRVPIGHALRHPAAPPPGEPMDLVGRRLDFEAPDEAAFPCLGLARDAGREGGTAPAVLNAANEVAVAAFLAERVGFMDIPRVVAAALAAVPSEPADTLDAVLDADARARAAASDAVAGVPA, encoded by the coding sequence GTGACCCGAGTACTCGTGCTGGGCTGCACCGGATCGATCGGTGTGCAGGCCCTCCAGGTCATCGACGCCGCGCCCGACATGGAGGTGTGCGGCCTCGCGTGCGGCCGCCGGGGCGACCTCATGGCCGAGCAGGCCACCGCCCGCGGGGTCCCGCACACCGTCTGCGCGGGCGGCGGGGGCACCGTGCCCCACGACGCCGACCTGGCCGGCCTGATCGACGCCTGCGCGCCCGACATCGTGCTGAACGCCCTCGTCGGGGCCGCGGGCCTCCGCCCGACCCTCGCGGCGCTGGAGCGCGGCGTGACGGTCGCGCTCGCCAACAAGGAGAGCCTCGTCGCCGGCGGCGACCTCGTCGCCGCGATCCGGGCCCGCACCGGCGCCCGCCTCGTGCCGGTCGACAGCGAGCACTCCGCCCTCTTCCAGCTGCTCGACGGCGTCCCCCGCGACCGCGTCCGGGCGGCCGTCCTGACCGCGTCCGGGGGTCCATTCCGCGGCCGGACTGCCGATGAGCTCGAGGGGGTCACGCGCCGCGACGCGCTCCGCCACCCGACCTGGGAGATGGGGGAGAAGATCACGATCGACTCGGCGACGCTGATGAACAAGGGGCTCGAGGTCATCGAGGCACACCACCTGTTCGACCTGGACTACGACCGCATCGAGGTCGTCGTGCACCCGCAGTCGATGGTCCACGCGATGGTGCGGCTCGACGACGGGAGCGTCCTGACCCACTGCGGGCCCCCCGACATGCGCGTGCCGATCGGCCACGCGCTGCGGCACCCCGCCGCGCCGCCTCCGGGTGAGCCGATGGACCTCGTGGGGCGCCGCCTCGACTTCGAGGCCCCCGACGAGGCCGCGTTCCCCTGCCTCGGCCTGGCGCGCGACGCCGGCCGCGAGGGGGGCACCGCCCCGGCCGTGCTGAACGCGGCCAACGAGGTCGCCGTCGCCGCGTTCCTCGCGGAGCGCGTCGGGTTCATGGACATCCCGCGCGTGGTGGCCGCCGCGCTCGCGGCGGTGCCCTCGGAGCCCGCCGACACGCTCGACGCCGTCCTCGACGCCGACGCCCGCGCCCGCGCGGCGGCGTCCGACGCGGTGGCGGGGGTGCCCGCGTGA
- a CDS encoding M42 family metallopeptidase: MDIDLLTTLCVTPGAPGREERIREVVRAELAPHADSVEIDPLGNLIARRAGGGGPRLMLSAHMDEIAFMVTHVEDAGYLRLIPLGGFDPKTLTAQRVIVHGREDLLGVLGTKAVHLMSDEEKRRPPKLEDYFVDLGLSGDAVRERVRPGDVVTRERGMARLGDLVTCKSLDNRAGLYVMVKAFQRLTDHRCEVVAVGSVQEEIGLRGARVATQRVRPRIGLAIDITLANDLPDAKPHERITSLGAGAAVKVYDTSAIVPREVVDHLVAIGEERGIPTQLEVMVRGGTDTRELGLAGDGAPAGCVSIPTRYVHQVVEACHPDDLDACVDLVVAFCETAHSLVE, encoded by the coding sequence GTGGACATCGACCTGCTCACCACCCTCTGCGTGACCCCCGGCGCCCCGGGGCGCGAGGAGCGCATCCGCGAGGTCGTGCGCGCCGAGCTGGCGCCGCACGCCGACTCCGTCGAGATCGATCCGCTCGGCAACCTGATCGCCCGCCGCGCCGGCGGGGGCGGGCCGCGCCTGATGCTCTCGGCGCACATGGACGAGATCGCGTTCATGGTCACCCACGTCGAGGACGCCGGCTACCTGCGCCTCATCCCGCTCGGCGGGTTCGACCCGAAGACCCTGACCGCCCAGCGCGTGATCGTGCACGGACGCGAGGACCTGCTGGGGGTGCTCGGCACGAAGGCCGTCCACCTCATGAGCGACGAGGAGAAGCGGCGCCCGCCGAAGCTCGAGGACTACTTCGTGGACCTCGGCCTGTCCGGCGACGCCGTCCGCGAGCGGGTGCGGCCCGGTGACGTGGTCACGCGCGAACGGGGGATGGCCCGCCTCGGCGACCTCGTCACCTGCAAGAGCCTCGACAACCGCGCCGGCCTCTACGTGATGGTGAAGGCGTTCCAGCGGCTCACCGACCACCGGTGCGAGGTGGTCGCGGTGGGGAGCGTGCAGGAGGAGATCGGCCTGCGCGGCGCCCGCGTCGCGACCCAGCGGGTGCGTCCCCGGATCGGCCTCGCCATCGACATCACGCTCGCGAACGACCTGCCCGACGCGAAGCCCCACGAGCGCATCACCTCCCTCGGCGCGGGCGCCGCCGTGAAGGTCTACGACACCAGCGCGATCGTCCCCCGCGAGGTCGTCGACCACCTCGTCGCGATCGGCGAGGAGCGGGGGATCCCGACCCAGCTCGAGGTGATGGTGCGCGGCGGCACCGACACCCGCGAGCTCGGCCTCGCCGGCGACGGCGCCCCGGCGGGCTGCGTCTCGATCCCGACGCGCTACGTGCACCAGGTCGTCGAGGCGTGCCACCCCGACGACCTCGACGCCTGCGTCGACCTGGTCGTCGCCTTCTGCGAGACCGCCCACTCCCTGGTCGAGTAG
- the pgsA gene encoding CDP-diacylglycerol--glycerol-3-phosphate 3-phosphatidyltransferase: MRALPNILTLVRLAALPLLAWLLLTAEGPTAPWAGLVFGVVAATDLADGYLARRFHAESRFGRIADPLADRLLVVVGLIGLIVLDRVHPAGPAILMGRDILIMAAFGWLLKQGVEMRVDFWGKASSALAMIGTGGCMLLDQLWVDVIFWAAVVLSVVTFLHYGRVAAQQLRARPTSTQP; encoded by the coding sequence ATGCGCGCGCTGCCGAACATCCTGACGCTCGTCCGCCTCGCGGCGCTCCCGCTGCTGGCGTGGCTCCTGCTGACGGCGGAGGGGCCCACGGCGCCGTGGGCGGGGCTCGTGTTCGGCGTCGTGGCCGCGACGGACCTCGCCGACGGCTACCTCGCCCGCCGCTTCCACGCCGAGTCGCGGTTCGGGCGGATCGCGGACCCCCTCGCCGACCGCCTCCTCGTCGTCGTCGGCCTCATCGGGCTGATCGTGCTCGACCGCGTCCACCCCGCCGGCCCGGCGATCCTGATGGGACGCGACATCCTGATCATGGCCGCCTTCGGGTGGCTGCTGAAGCAGGGCGTCGAGATGCGCGTCGACTTCTGGGGGAAGGCGTCGTCCGCGCTGGCGATGATCGGGACCGGCGGATGCATGTTGCTCGACCAGCTCTGGGTCGATGTCATCTTCTGGGCCGCGGTGGTGCTGTCGGTCGTGACGTTCCTGCACTACGGCCGCGTCGCGGCACAGCAGCTGCGGGCACGGCCCACCTCGACCCAACCCTGA
- the frr gene encoding ribosome recycling factor, with translation MEGAVTALSGEFASVRTGRASTGLLDRVTVEAYGTRTPLNQLATIHAPEPRLITVQPYDRSIMQSIEKAIMESDLGLTPSNDGQTIRLPVPQLTEQRRKEMVKLVHKMAEEGRIAVRNVRRDVLNDLKKAEKEGELSRDELNRAQDEVQKLTDAEVKAIDELMGRKEAEILEV, from the coding sequence ATGGAGGGCGCCGTCACGGCGCTGTCCGGGGAGTTCGCCTCGGTGCGCACGGGGCGGGCGTCCACGGGGCTGCTCGACCGCGTCACCGTCGAGGCCTACGGCACCCGGACGCCGCTGAACCAGCTCGCCACGATCCACGCGCCCGAGCCGCGCCTGATCACGGTGCAGCCCTACGACCGCAGCATCATGCAGTCCATCGAGAAGGCGATCATGGAGTCCGACCTCGGCCTGACGCCGAGCAACGACGGCCAGACGATCCGCCTCCCCGTGCCGCAGCTCACCGAGCAGCGCCGCAAGGAGATGGTCAAGCTGGTGCACAAGATGGCGGAGGAGGGCCGCATCGCGGTGCGCAACGTACGCCGCGACGTCCTGAACGACCTGAAGAAGGCCGAGAAGGAGGGGGAGCTGTCGCGCGACGAGCTCAACCGGGCCCAGGACGAGGTCCAGAAGCTGACCGACGCCGAGGTGAAGGCGATCGACGAGCTGATGGGCCGCAAAGAGGCCGAGATCCTCGAGGTCTAG
- a CDS encoding phosphatidate cytidylyltransferase: MTGSALASRLAVAVPGIVLAIAVVAVGGVLFALTLAVIAVLALYELYSLTAAGRPLRWAGYLGTLLTVLFAWSFDDPEHGMLLGLGLSLVLVAVAGLILPRREEITARVAMTLLGVVYIGVPLGILVMMRDLPNGAAAIVNVLVGVWVFDSASYFGGRLWGRRPIAPLTSPKKTVEGAAVGLVVATLAVWVAGLYMDWIGGWESLILGIAICPAAFLGDLFESMLKRDAGAKDSGRLLLAHGGVLDRFDALLFGAVAAYFVTVGLVY, from the coding sequence GTGACCGGCAGCGCCCTCGCGAGCCGTCTCGCGGTCGCGGTACCGGGCATCGTCCTCGCGATCGCGGTCGTCGCGGTCGGGGGTGTGCTCTTCGCCCTGACCCTGGCGGTGATCGCGGTCCTCGCGCTGTACGAGCTGTACAGCCTCACCGCCGCGGGGAGGCCGCTGCGCTGGGCCGGGTACCTCGGGACGCTGCTGACGGTGCTGTTCGCGTGGTCGTTCGACGACCCCGAGCACGGGATGCTGCTCGGCCTCGGCCTGAGCCTCGTGCTCGTCGCCGTCGCGGGGCTGATCCTGCCGCGGCGCGAGGAGATCACGGCGCGCGTCGCGATGACCCTGCTCGGGGTCGTCTACATCGGCGTCCCCCTCGGGATCCTCGTGATGATGCGCGACCTGCCGAACGGGGCGGCGGCGATCGTGAACGTGCTCGTCGGCGTCTGGGTGTTCGACTCGGCCTCGTACTTCGGCGGCCGCCTGTGGGGCCGCCGGCCGATCGCGCCGCTGACGTCGCCGAAGAAGACCGTCGAGGGCGCCGCCGTCGGCCTGGTCGTCGCGACGCTCGCCGTCTGGGTCGCGGGCCTCTACATGGACTGGATCGGCGGCTGGGAGTCGCTGATCCTCGGCATCGCGATCTGCCCCGCGGCGTTCCTCGGGGACCTGTTCGAGTCGATGCTGAAGCGCGACGCCGGCGCGAAGGACTCGGGGCGCCTGCTGCTCGCGCACGGGGGCGTGCTCGACCGGTTCGACGCCCTCCTGTTCGGGGCGGTCGCCGCCTACTTCGTGACGGTCGGGTTGGTCTACTGA
- a CDS encoding M50 family metallopeptidase, with protein sequence MNIFWFAIGLIVLVIIHEAGHMVVAKWCGMRVERFSVFMGRPLVSWTRGETQYAVGWLPIGGYVKISGMLRGEEIPPEHEHRAYYNAPVWKRIATILAGPAVNIVLAAILFVVVFWLPGGPVQITDRVDTVAADSPALTAGLQPGDRLLSVNGVGEGDLAAARRELQAHPGETVTVRIERDGSIVSERVRLARVETSQGDIGQLGITFQGESYGFAGGLREGTKFTWTVIEANVSAIGQLATSSEARDQVNSIVGVGAVYNEVAEDGLVVIIRFFALVSLALGIFNLFPLLPLDGGHIVMAVLEKIRRRPVSREIYERASFIGFALLLVLTVFIVNNDISKIRGDGFGIDP encoded by the coding sequence GTGAACATCTTCTGGTTCGCGATCGGCCTGATCGTCCTCGTGATCATCCACGAGGCCGGTCACATGGTCGTCGCCAAGTGGTGCGGCATGCGGGTCGAGCGGTTCTCGGTGTTCATGGGCCGGCCGCTCGTCTCGTGGACGCGGGGGGAGACGCAGTACGCCGTCGGTTGGCTCCCGATCGGCGGCTACGTGAAGATCAGCGGGATGCTGCGCGGCGAGGAGATCCCGCCGGAGCACGAGCACCGCGCGTACTACAACGCCCCCGTCTGGAAGCGGATCGCGACGATCCTCGCCGGGCCGGCGGTGAACATCGTGCTCGCCGCGATCCTCTTCGTGGTGGTCTTCTGGCTACCCGGGGGGCCCGTCCAGATCACGGACCGCGTCGACACCGTCGCCGCGGACTCACCCGCACTGACCGCGGGCCTGCAGCCCGGTGACCGCCTCCTGTCGGTGAACGGCGTCGGCGAGGGCGACCTCGCGGCGGCCCGGCGGGAGCTGCAGGCGCACCCCGGCGAGACCGTCACGGTGCGCATCGAGCGCGACGGGTCGATCGTCTCGGAGCGCGTGCGGCTCGCGCGGGTGGAGACGAGCCAGGGCGACATCGGCCAGCTCGGCATCACCTTCCAGGGGGAGTCGTACGGCTTCGCCGGCGGCCTGCGGGAGGGGACGAAGTTCACGTGGACGGTGATCGAGGCGAACGTCTCCGCGATCGGCCAGCTCGCGACGAGCTCGGAGGCGCGCGACCAGGTCAACTCCATCGTCGGCGTGGGGGCGGTCTACAACGAGGTCGCCGAGGACGGCCTGGTCGTGATCATCCGCTTCTTCGCCCTCGTCAGCCTCGCGCTCGGCATCTTCAACCTGTTCCCGCTGCTGCCCCTCGACGGCGGCCACATCGTGATGGCGGTGCTGGAGAAGATCCGCCGCCGCCCCGTCAGCCGCGAGATCTACGAGCGCGCGTCGTTCATCGGCTTCGCGCTGCTGCTGGTGCTGACGGTGTTCATCGTGAACAACGACATCTCGAAGATCCGCGGCGACGGCTTCGGGATCGATCCGTAG
- the uppS gene encoding polyprenyl diphosphate synthase: protein MTLLTRLRTARSVLGLGRAPRLEPPSGLTEVPESIAIIMDGNGRWAKERHLPVGAGHRAGARALKRVVRAASDAGVKDLTVFSFSTENWTRPDGEVSELMNLFGELIDREVPELNEERVQLRFVGRLDVLDEGLRRRIASAEETTAGNQGLRLFVAMNYGSRGEIVDAARRFAAECGPEAGEAEFAQFLYAPEMRDPELVIRTSGEQRLSNFLLWQSAYAELHFSPRMWPDFGPEDLEEAIAEYGRRHRRFGGR, encoded by the coding sequence GTGACACTGCTCACCCGCCTGCGCACCGCGCGCAGCGTGCTCGGCCTCGGCCGCGCGCCGCGCCTGGAGCCGCCCTCGGGGCTCACCGAGGTCCCCGAGTCCATCGCGATCATCATGGACGGCAACGGGCGCTGGGCGAAGGAGCGCCACCTGCCCGTCGGCGCGGGCCACCGCGCCGGCGCCCGCGCCCTGAAGCGGGTGGTGCGGGCGGCGTCCGACGCCGGGGTGAAGGACCTGACGGTCTTCTCGTTCTCGACGGAGAACTGGACCCGCCCCGACGGCGAGGTCAGCGAGCTGATGAACCTGTTCGGCGAGCTCATCGACCGCGAGGTCCCGGAGCTCAACGAGGAGCGGGTGCAGCTGCGCTTCGTCGGCCGCCTCGACGTGCTCGACGAGGGCCTGCGCCGCCGCATCGCGTCGGCGGAGGAGACGACCGCCGGCAACCAGGGGCTGCGGCTGTTCGTCGCCATGAACTACGGGTCGCGGGGCGAGATCGTGGACGCGGCGCGGCGCTTCGCCGCGGAGTGCGGCCCCGAGGCCGGCGAGGCCGAGTTCGCCCAGTTCCTCTACGCGCCGGAGATGCGCGACCCCGAGCTCGTCATCCGCACCAGCGGCGAGCAGCGGCTCTCGAACTTCCTGCTCTGGCAGAGCGCGTACGCCGAGCTGCACTTCTCGCCGCGGATGTGGCCCGACTTCGGCCCCGAGGACCTCGAGGAGGCGATCGCGGAGTACGGGCGCCGGCACCGTCGCTTCGGCGGGCGGTGA
- a CDS encoding FHA domain-containing protein encodes MYCPECGFHQSEAHKYCGRCGALLIVENQGTGEITGPLGISDEQAETGAWQGPAIDGPTLAVRSGGPPGAVFSLDRAEVTIGREPSADVFLDDVTVSRNHAIVTSGPAGIALRDLGSLNGTYVNRRRIEGEERLEDGDELQIGKFRLTFLVG; translated from the coding sequence ATGTACTGCCCCGAATGCGGTTTCCACCAGAGCGAGGCGCACAAGTACTGCGGGCGGTGCGGTGCGCTGCTGATCGTCGAGAACCAGGGCACCGGTGAGATCACCGGCCCCCTCGGCATCAGCGACGAGCAGGCCGAGACCGGCGCCTGGCAGGGGCCGGCCATCGACGGCCCGACCCTCGCCGTCCGCTCCGGCGGACCCCCCGGGGCGGTCTTCTCGCTCGACCGCGCCGAGGTCACCATCGGCCGCGAGCCGTCCGCCGACGTGTTCCTCGACGACGTCACGGTGTCCCGCAACCACGCCATCGTCACGTCCGGCCCCGCCGGGATCGCCCTCCGCGACCTCGGCAGCCTCAACGGCACCTACGTCAACCGGCGCCGCATCGAGGGCGAGGAACGCCTCGAGGACGGGGACGAGCTGCAGATCGGGAAGTTCCGCCTGACCTTCCTCGTCGGGTGA
- a CDS encoding adenine phosphoribosyltransferase codes for MTAPGFDLDGVIRRIPDHPHPGILFYDLMPLFQSADGLASGVARIADWARPRAPELVVGIEARGFVMGGAVAAALGVGFAAARKTGKLPHDTVRREYALEYGTDALEMHRDAVRPGTRVLLHDDLLATGGTARAACELIEELGGVVAGVAVVAELTFLPGRAALDGRDVLSLVTYDNEAVPA; via the coding sequence GTGACCGCCCCGGGCTTCGACCTCGACGGCGTGATCCGCCGCATCCCCGACCACCCGCACCCGGGGATCCTCTTCTACGACCTGATGCCGCTCTTCCAGAGCGCCGACGGCCTCGCCTCCGGCGTGGCGCGGATCGCCGACTGGGCCCGTCCCCGCGCACCGGAGCTCGTCGTCGGCATCGAGGCCCGGGGGTTCGTGATGGGGGGCGCCGTCGCCGCCGCGCTCGGCGTCGGGTTCGCCGCCGCCCGCAAGACCGGCAAGCTGCCGCACGACACCGTCCGCCGCGAGTACGCCCTCGAGTACGGGACCGACGCCCTCGAGATGCACCGCGACGCCGTCCGCCCCGGCACCCGGGTCCTCCTCCACGACGACCTGCTCGCCACCGGCGGCACCGCCCGCGCCGCCTGCGAGCTCATCGAGGAGCTCGGCGGGGTCGTCGCCGGCGTCGCCGTCGTCGCGGAGCTGACGTTCCTGCCGGGCCGGGCGGCGCTCGACGGCCGCGACGTCCTGTCTCTGGTCACCTACGACAACGAGGCGGTGCCGGCGTGA
- the proS gene encoding proline--tRNA ligase: protein MAKAPILASRTEDFPQWYQDVVAKAELAEVGAARGTMVIRPYGYGLWERMQSDMDRRIKESGAENVYLPLFIPESYLRREAEHVEGFSPELAVVTVAGGKQLEEPLVVRPTSETLFGELMAKWIQSYRDLPLLLNQWANVVRWELRPRIFLRTTEFLWQEGHTAHATQADAAAYARRILHETYRDFMVDELAMPVLVGMKTARERFAGAVNTMTCEGMMGDGRALQMGTSHELGQNFARAFGMQYLDDGGALQHCWTTSWGTSTRMIGGLIMCHGDDQGLRVPPRVAHVQAVVLVVRDDDAGSVTAEAQRIAAELTAAGVRTRVDAQTATGFGRRVTDWEIKGVPVRIELGPRDVGEGVATLARRDARTKETVPAAGIAATVTALLDEIQAALLAEATAFRTSRTADVDSIEDAIAAARTGWARIPWELVGDDGEDRLAAEGVTVRCLQRDDGTVPDDAGEQGLRAIVARAY, encoded by the coding sequence ATGGCCAAGGCTCCCATCCTCGCCTCGCGCACCGAGGACTTCCCCCAGTGGTACCAGGACGTCGTCGCCAAGGCCGAGCTGGCCGAGGTCGGCGCCGCCCGCGGCACCATGGTCATCCGCCCCTACGGCTACGGCCTCTGGGAGCGGATGCAGTCCGACATGGACCGGCGGATCAAGGAGTCGGGGGCGGAGAACGTCTACCTCCCCCTCTTCATCCCCGAGTCGTACCTCCGCCGCGAGGCGGAGCACGTCGAGGGCTTCAGTCCCGAGCTCGCGGTCGTGACCGTCGCCGGCGGCAAGCAGCTCGAGGAGCCGCTCGTCGTCCGCCCCACCTCCGAGACGCTCTTCGGCGAGCTGATGGCGAAGTGGATCCAGTCGTACCGCGACCTCCCCCTCCTGCTGAACCAGTGGGCGAACGTCGTGCGGTGGGAGCTGCGCCCCCGGATCTTCCTGCGGACGACGGAGTTCCTCTGGCAGGAGGGCCACACCGCCCACGCCACGCAGGCCGACGCCGCCGCCTACGCACGCCGGATCCTCCACGAGACGTACCGCGACTTCATGGTCGACGAGCTCGCGATGCCGGTCCTCGTCGGGATGAAGACCGCCCGCGAGCGCTTCGCCGGCGCCGTCAACACCATGACGTGCGAGGGGATGATGGGCGACGGGCGGGCCCTCCAGATGGGCACCAGCCACGAGCTCGGCCAGAACTTCGCCCGCGCCTTCGGGATGCAGTACCTCGACGACGGCGGCGCACTCCAGCACTGCTGGACCACCTCGTGGGGCACGTCGACCCGCATGATCGGCGGGCTCATCATGTGCCACGGCGACGACCAGGGCCTCCGGGTGCCGCCCCGCGTCGCCCACGTCCAGGCCGTCGTCCTCGTCGTCCGCGACGACGACGCCGGCTCCGTCACCGCCGAGGCGCAGCGCATCGCCGCCGAGCTCACCGCTGCGGGCGTCCGCACCCGCGTCGACGCCCAGACCGCCACCGGCTTCGGCCGGCGCGTCACCGACTGGGAGATCAAGGGCGTCCCCGTCCGCATCGAGCTCGGGCCACGCGACGTCGGCGAGGGCGTCGCCACCCTCGCCCGCCGCGACGCCCGCACCAAGGAGACCGTCCCCGCCGCCGGCATCGCCGCCACCGTCACGGCCCTCCTCGACGAGATCCAGGCCGCGCTCCTCGCGGAGGCGACCGCGTTCCGCACGTCCCGCACCGCCGACGTCGACTCCATCGAGGACGCGATCGCCGCGGCACGCACCGGGTGGGCCCGGATCCCGTGGGAGCTCGTCGGCGACGACGGCGAGGACCGCCTCGCCGCCGAGGGCGTCACCGTCCGCTGCCTCCAGCGCGACGACGGCACCGTCCCCGACGACGCCGGCGAGCAGGGGCTCCGGGCGATCGTCGCCCGCGCCTACTAG
- the ispG gene encoding flavodoxin-dependent (E)-4-hydroxy-3-methylbut-2-enyl-diphosphate synthase: protein MTVPRRHTHLVDVGGVVVGGGRPVVVQSMTNTDTADAAGTAAQVAQLAEAGSEIVRITVNNRAAAARVAEIRDRLRDVHGVEVPLVGDFHYNGHTLLREFPDCAEALSKYRINPGNVGRGARHDANFATMVQAAIDHRRPVRIGVNGGSLDPELLDALMDENGRLPEPLPAGDVLREAMVRSAITSAEAAEEIGLPADRIVLSCKTSRLQDMVAVYRDLADRCAYPLHLGLTEAGMGSKGIVSTTAALAILLQDGIGDTIRASLTPEPGGDRTIEVRVCRELLQSLGLRTFRPEVTACPGCGRTTSTVFQELAQTIERHLDERMRVWSAERPGAAALKVAVMGCIVNGPGESRAADIGISLPGTGEQPRAPVYVDGEKATTLEGPTLAEDFIRMVEDYVESHFPRAAEPAAAR, encoded by the coding sequence ATGACCGTCCCCCGCCGTCACACCCACCTCGTCGACGTGGGCGGGGTCGTCGTCGGCGGCGGCCGGCCCGTCGTGGTGCAGTCGATGACGAACACCGACACCGCCGACGCGGCGGGGACGGCCGCCCAGGTCGCGCAGCTCGCGGAGGCCGGGTCGGAGATCGTCCGCATCACGGTCAACAACCGGGCGGCCGCGGCGCGGGTCGCGGAGATCCGCGACCGCCTGCGCGACGTCCACGGCGTGGAGGTGCCCCTTGTGGGCGACTTCCACTACAACGGCCACACGTTGCTGCGGGAGTTCCCCGACTGCGCCGAGGCGTTGTCGAAGTACCGCATCAACCCGGGCAACGTCGGCCGCGGCGCCCGCCACGACGCGAACTTCGCGACGATGGTGCAGGCCGCGATCGACCACCGCCGGCCCGTGCGGATCGGCGTGAACGGCGGGTCCCTCGACCCCGAGCTGCTCGACGCGCTGATGGACGAGAACGGCCGCCTGCCGGAGCCCCTGCCTGCCGGCGACGTGCTGCGCGAGGCGATGGTGCGGAGCGCGATCACCTCCGCGGAGGCGGCGGAGGAGATCGGCCTGCCCGCCGACCGCATCGTGTTGTCGTGCAAGACGAGCCGCCTGCAGGACATGGTGGCCGTGTACCGCGACCTCGCGGACCGGTGCGCGTACCCGCTGCACCTCGGCCTGACGGAGGCGGGGATGGGCAGCAAGGGCATCGTCTCGACGACCGCCGCGCTCGCGATCCTGCTGCAGGACGGCATCGGCGACACGATCCGCGCGAGCCTCACCCCCGAGCCCGGCGGTGACCGCACGATCGAGGTGCGCGTCTGCCGGGAGCTCCTACAGAGCCTCGGCCTGCGGACGTTCCGCCCCGAGGTGACGGCGTGCCCCGGCTGCGGGCGGACGACGAGCACCGTCTTCCAGGAGCTCGCCCAGACGATCGAGCGCCACCTCGACGAGCGGATGCGCGTCTGGTCGGCGGAGCGCCCCGGCGCCGCCGCCCTGAAGGTCGCGGTGATGGGCTGCATCGTGAACGGGCCGGGGGAGAGCCGCGCCGCCGACATCGGCATCAGCCTGCCCGGCACGGGCGAGCAGCCGCGCGCGCCCGTCTACGTCGATGGGGAGAAGGCGACGACCCTCGAGGGCCCGACGCTCGCGGAGGACTTCATCCGCATGGTCGAGGACTACGTCGAGTCGCACTTCCCGCGCGCCGCGGAGCCCGCCGCCGCCCGGTAG